In the genome of Pseudanabaena mucicola str. Chao 1806, the window TATTTACTGCATGAATATATTGATCGACAAGTTGATCGCTAGAGATTTCATGAGACCAAAAACAATCAAATCTTGACGGATTTCGCCGTGAGTTATGAAATTCATACCATTTCCAAAAATGTACCGAAATATTTTTTAGACGTGCTTGCTCCTCAATTTTTATTTTTGAATACTTAAATCCTTCTGTATGATGTGCAAAAAATATTATGTGTAAAGTTGTTCCGTGTATGGCTGTTGGCAACCAAGAGATAATGTCACGTCTAACCCTATTGCCAGAGTATAAGCAATCATCAAAATAAATATAAGCAATTGGATTTCTACCACAGTCCTTAACTTCAATTCCATATAGTCTTTGGAGAAGTGAATCGCAAATGCTCACTAAATCCTTTTGACTACTACCTTTTGTTTGAATTTGCAGAAATTTTATATTTGGTAATGTTCTAGCAGGATCTGAGCCAAGTAGTTTTTCGGAAATTAACGCTCTACGAATAAAGGCTTCAGCCTTTTCATGGGAAATATAGTAGGTTTTCAGAATGCGATCCATCTGCTCAAGGATCACTATTTGGGCATTGTCGCCACAACCAAACTTGTCAAACTGAGTTACCCATCTGTTAACATGACTTGGATTAATAGTGCGGATCTCGCCCTGTCGATAATCAGCGATTGTTGTTGCGATTGATTGGAGTAAAGCTTCACGCTGGTTAGTCATACTGGCATAAGACCGTAGCTAATTATTTTCTGTTGCCAGCCACTTTACAATACCGTTGCCACAAGTAACTAAAGAAGGGCTAACGGTCTAGTTGAGCCGCCTCAGAAATATTTTGGTGTTAAAGAATGATTTTTTAGTGGTCGGCTCCAACGAAGTGTTAGACATTTGCTACGGGATGAACAGACGACTTACGCCTAGATAGTTTTCAAGGTAGAGAGCGATCCCAATCAAGCGATCAACGCATTCTTCTCGATATTCTCGCTCAATAATCCGATCAACATTTGCAAGTGTAACCACAGGCAATGAAGTTGGCAAACATTCTTATCGAATTACTTGCTCTAAAGAATCTTCACCTTTCATACTACGGTTAGCAGTTAGCAAAATCATTTGATTTTCTTGAGCAAATCTCCAGACCACTCTATCGCTGCTGGTTATTGGCAACTCAACTTCATCAAAGTAAACAAAACGAATTTGCAAAACCTCAAGCCACCCTTCAGAGGTAATACTACCGAAAAGCATGAGTGACTGTCCTTCAATATTGTGATCGATTAAAAAAATCACTTGTTTTTTGCTGCTCGTTTAGCTTTACGCACTTGCAGTTTTTGCCAAGCAGATGCATATTCAGGCTTTGGCGGCAACTTAGAAATATAAGCAATGCGTTCTTTGTTGCGTTCTTCCCAATAATATCGAATTTCTTCTGCTTGCTGTAATACAGTTTGATATTCTGATTCGACTTCTTCGTAGTGAGTGTCGATATAAGACATTGCTGCGTCAAACTGCTCATCAGTTAGATAAAATTGGTGGCGGATTAAATGGCGCGGGTAACCTGCATGAATATAGTCGATCACTTGATACAAGGTTATTCTTGTACCAGAAATTGTCAGACCACGCTCTGTTCGGGTAATTGCTGGTTTGTTGTCATGAGATAACAGCATATTAATCATTACCTCTTGTTCGCATATGGTTGTTGCTCCCTCCTTATCATATCACCTCCAACTCTATTCGCCTTCACGTCAGTAAAAATAAGGTGCGTTAATCAAATGTAACGCACTCTACAAGATCGGCGATCGCACTAAACTAAAAATCACGCTACCAGTAGCGTATGCTATCAAAATTTATGGCATAAAAATGCTATCTGTAACATTAGTCTAAACTCCAATAAGTCTGGACGCGATGTAGCGAACTTGATGCAAACCTTAGCTAAGGAGCAGAGATGCACAATTTTGTTGGTTACCCATGACAATTGCATTTTGGATGTCGCCGATCGCATTGTAGAAATGGAAGATGGTAATCTCACCAATAACTCGATAAACAGATAAGAAATTTGAGAAGATACGGGAGATGAGAAGAATCGCTTGGTATTTGTAGAGTGTTTCGGTCTAACGCCGGATTTGACCGGCACGCACCGGCATTGCGCCGCAAGACGTATGCTCTCGCGCATGGCTTGCGGCGCAATGCCGGTGCGTGTCCGCGTCGAACGACCTGTTAGGCAGCATAGCCGTCACCATGGTCTCCCATACTCCCGGTAATGCCTCTGAAGCATGGGACTGTAGTGAGCGACTAGAGGGGATACATCGCGCTCACTTACTTCCGAATGCCACCCAAGATCATTCTGTACCGCCATAGCGACTCTCCTCACCAATCGCCATTCCGGTTTCCTTTCAAGAGCCTTCCGACACCAGAGCGAGTGCTCTGCGGGTTGCAGCAAGTGCATCAAGAACGACAGTTCTTCGTTTGACGGCGGCAATGAGTTTAGGTCGGCTGACAGGCCGAGGCGATGAACAAAGTAGCTCCACGGTTCGTCATCACGCCAGTAAAAGTACTGCCGATACGCTTCGACTATTACGACGAGCGGATTTCGCTCCAGCGATGCAAAAAAGCCAGCTTCCCCAGAATCGGCGGGCAGCAATGGCAATGCCTGGATCTGCTGGTCGACCGGAGCGGCGAGAAACCCGAGTAACACAGCGAAATGGTTCACGAGCGTGCTCCTGCTGCCTAACGGCTTAATTGAGCTGCGACAAGTATGCTTCAACTCTCACCAGTATACTCTGTATTGTCTGCACCAACGAAGGGTTAGGCTTCACACTTAGACTCTTGAAACTCATATTTGATGACGTAATTTTTGAAGCCAAACAGTCTAGTTGAGCGTCTGCTAGTAACCTTTGCATCCACTCCAAGATCGGGGTTTGCGAAAATCTTTCACGAAGAGCGGCGCTTTCTAGCAGTTTCCATAATGCGAATCATCTTCTGATATTTTTCCCCTTCTTCTCTGTAAGTTCCACCTCGCGTCGCATCCAGATATTTCTCATTGGCTTGGATGAAAGGCGAGATTCCCTTGTTGTCCTTCCAATCCACGTCAGCTCCTGCGTCTACTAACATAGCTACACTCTCAACACAATTATTTCCAACTGCGTAATGTAGAGGTGTGCTACCTATAAAGTCTTTCGTGTTAACTTCGGCTTTTGCTGCGAGTAACAAATTGATCACTTTAGTGTCGCAATATGACGAAGCCGCTGTATGCAAAGGAGTTTGGTAGGATTTATTTTGAGCATTGACATTGGCATCTCGATTAATCAGCAGTTCGGCTACGTCACTCCAGTGGGACGGCACTAGATGCAATGGAGTATTTCCGTCAAAATCTTTTGCATTGACATCAGCACCTTTGTCAGTTAAAAACTTTGCAATTTCATACGAACCAGAAGGATCTCCAAAACGAAAGGCTAAATAATGCAGTGGTGTGTGGCCAGTGATGTCATCACGACCATTCACATACGCACCTTTGCTCACCAGGAATTGTACCAACCTTAAATCTCCACTTTTAACTGCACAGCCGAGCAAAGGTGGCGATAATTTCATTGAACTCCAATTTCCATAAATCAGGACATCTTCATGCCGATTGGGATCGCCACCCCACTTAACATATTTTCTGATTTCGTTCGGCTTTTTACAGATTCCGTACCTATCTTGATTACATCCACCATTGAGGATTAGCAGTCCAATGAATAGGCTAGTAATGAATAGTGGGCGTTTGAACAGCATAGGTATACAGCTTGGGTGAATGAGCGCCAATCAAGTTTAGAATCACGAACTTGTGTTGTTAGACTACTAAGCGAGCAATCCACGATGACCATTCTTGATTTCACGGCGTACCATTAATCTACACAATTGCTGAGGCGTTGAACATGAAAGTACCTTCCTCGCCTAACGGTCTAGTTGAGCCGCCGCAGTCAAACTTTGGATTTGACAGATCACTTTTGAATGGTCGGCTCCAACGCAGTGTTATACCTCTTCAATACTACAAGTCTCGCTCTGTAAGTTCAGCAATTTTCATTAACGCTCTCAATGTTCCAATCTTTAAATCTTGATTGCGGTGAACAGGGATAGATAAGATTTTTGAACTTTGAAAATTCTCATAAATATGATGACTTCCAGTAATTCTTTGTAAAGTCCAACCTCTTTGCTCAACAATCTTACAAAGTTGTTTTCCAGAGATAGACTTCATACAGCGATTTCCACAACTTTATCACTTGAGCTTATATTCTTCAGTCTGTTGGCAACACTCAACCAGCCCTCAATTGCGTCTTGTAAATTTTTCATTACCTCATCTAAGTTATCACCTTCAGTGATGCACCCTG includes:
- a CDS encoding DUF433 domain-containing protein; protein product: MLLSHDNKPAITRTERGLTISGTRITLYQVIDYIHAGYPRHLIRHQFYLTDEQFDAAMSYIDTHYEEVESEYQTVLQQAEEIRYYWEERNKERIAYISKLPPKPEYASAWQKLQVRKAKRAAKNK
- a CDS encoding type II toxin-antitoxin system HicB family antitoxin encodes the protein MKISAVIHPAEEGGYWAEVPALPGCITEGDNLDEVMKNLQDAIEGWLSVANRLKNISSSDKVVEIAV
- a CDS encoding phosphoribosyltransferase-like protein; this translates as MTNQREALLQSIATTIADYRQGEIRTINPSHVNRWVTQFDKFGCGDNAQIVILEQMDRILKTYYISHEKAEAFIRRALISEKLLGSDPARTLPNIKFLQIQTKGSSQKDLVSICDSLLQRLYGIEVKDCGRNPIAYIYFDDCLYSGNRVRRDIISWLPTAIHGTTLHIIFFAHHTEGFKYSKIKIEEQARLKNISVHFWKWYEFHNSRRNPSRFDCFWSHEISSDQLVDQYIHAVNNQRLQKSNQSFPPLFRPNDMPTQDSIFSSPDARKVIEYAFLKAGAYIVSLPRSPNTSMRPLGYDYLESLGFGAVLITYRNIANNCPLALWWGDPNKASPLNAWYPLFPRTVNITPIAELEEF
- a CDS encoding ankyrin repeat domain-containing protein: MLFKRPLFITSLFIGLLILNGGCNQDRYGICKKPNEIRKYVKWGGDPNRHEDVLIYGNWSSMKLSPPLLGCAVKSGDLRLVQFLVSKGAYVNGRDDITGHTPLHYLAFRFGDPSGSYEIAKFLTDKGADVNAKDFDGNTPLHLVPSHWSDVAELLINRDANVNAQNKSYQTPLHTAASSYCDTKVINLLLAAKAEVNTKDFIGSTPLHYAVGNNCVESVAMLVDAGADVDWKDNKGISPFIQANEKYLDATRGGTYREEGEKYQKMIRIMETARKRRSS
- a CDS encoding type II toxin-antitoxin system HicA family toxin, translated to MKSISGKQLCKIVEQRGWTLQRITGSHHIYENFQSSKILSIPVHRNQDLKIGTLRALMKIAELTERDL